The genome window CGCCACGCAGGCATTGCAACTCCAATTTATTCAGGGTGCcttatgaaaatgtatgtgtccattttattaaaggttttaataaagtgaaagatgaaactgtcttttagaacgacctcatatcaacaacataaactCCGAATCCCTTAAACTTCGGCTACGCTACCATTTTAATTAACAATATATCAGGGAATGTTGATCTTGTGGGAAAGGCCCACTGTAATTTTATGAAGGAATATGCAAGAACCGGTTTTAATATAATGGCGTCGATGAGAGTAACGCTACAAGTTATTTTGGCGGCAGCGCTGGTGATCCTGCAGTTACGCTAATGAGTGACCTGGGATTTTATCGTGTTTCATATCAGTTCCCTTTTTAGCATTGTACCAGGAGTCGAACCGATTTTAGGCTCTTGCCTATCAAGTTTTTACATTTTTCAATGTTTTATAGTCCGAGTATGGATGCAACTTCATGTGTGTTAACTGCTATCGGATAGTTCGTGAACATCAGtgataagtgaacttaatgacAGCATCTTTTCGATGATACTGCCGGATGATGTGCACGTTAGATGTTGTCAGAATATCTTGATATAATTCCTTTTAGTGGTTGTAGTGATATCCGCAAATTTGTTACTATGAGGCCGGGTGTTCTATCGGTAAGCCTCGTTTATGAAACCTCTATTCGTTCAAGTGATAATCGTATTCAGTAATGTTTCTTCATGTGGATATGTTTGTACTGCTAATTTGCTCATGGATATTGGAAGCAAGTTGTTTTTCCAACGTGTGAACAAAATTATGTGAATAAAATTTTTACCCTCGGAATGTGGTCGCCATCTTGAACCACATGCTAACGTTCAGTGTTGTCTTATTGTTTCGATGTTCCAAATTATTTCGCACACTAACGTAATTTTTGTGTAATTGCAAACCTTAGTGCATCGGTATCATCGAATGGATCTTTAAAATGagtttcatgtattttattttttctacctttttttactttttatcgttCACTATGATCGCCTGATATCTGCGCGTACGAGTTGACGGGCTGACTACTTGCTATATTGTCTCTGCTAGCTTAACCTTGCAATAGCCATGCCAAGGCGGAATAGGAGGAGCTCCCGTAACGCGGATGACCCGCCAGAACTCGAAGCCATGAATTAAATATCAATGTACGATGAACTCTGACGTAAGATCAATGAGTTAAGCGAGCACGTGAAACAGTTAGAAAATCGTAATGTTGAGTTAGAAGGCCGCCTCTCACGGTCAACAAATCAAAGTAATGGTGACGAGAGTATAAATGTTGCAAATGTAGGGTACATTATCAACAAGGAGAATATTCCTTTATTTAAAGCCGAGGTACCTGCTTCCCAACCATTGAAACGTAACACAGAACTTGAAGGATGGTTACGACAAATAGAAAATCTAACTAAGCCTCGAAGTGATGATGCATTTATACGATCGGCACGTGCAACTTGCAGGAGAACAGCAGATTTAGTAATAAACTCGCCCCTATTTGATGACATTTCTACGTGGGAATTGTTTAAGCGAAAGTTAAGGGGAAAATTCCGCGGCACTTGCTCTGCAGCGGATTTCTTCAGACTCGTTTACGAAAACCAGATGACTGCAGGTCAGGCACCACTCGATTTTTATTTGCAGCTAGAGGGTGCGgtatatcaaggttacagagacTACCCGACTGCGATAGGGGAACCCGATGAACTGATTCGTAGAGTATTTTTGCAGGGTCTTCCTGGTTGGCTGAGAGAAGTTCTTGCTTTAAAAGAGGGTGACCCTCTACCACAAGTCGTTGACGCAGCTCAACGAGTTTGGAACACGCGAGTTGGAGTGCGGCACCATGATGGCCCCTCGCAGATAAGTTTAGCCCCTCGCGAACCCGCCATGGCTCGCTCTCGTCCTCACGTAGCCGCTACAGGTGAGCAACCCTCGAAGTTTTGTAGCTTCCATAAAAGCCACACTCATAACACAGGAGAGTGTCGGGCTAGGAGAGACGCACGCCGGTGTTTTAATTGCTCACAGACTGGGCACATAGCGAGAGTCTGTCCCTTTCGCCAGGGAACCGCGTGCGTCCCCAACTCTTCTGGCGACAGAAACGGGACGCAAAATCAATCCGATCAGTGACAAGATCAAGTCAGGCAGACCTTTAATCAAAACTTAGAGTAAATGGCGTAATAATTGATTGTTTCATTGACAGCGGGTCGGAGGCGACCATCGTGAAGAGTGAGGCAATGCGCCTatcaaatattaaaaagaaaaaggggttaACTAAACAATTGCCCGGTGTTTCTGGTAATATGCTAACTGTCGATGCCGAATGCAATGTGAAGTTCTCAGTAGATAAAGATATTTCATGTGTTCATCGTGTTTGCTGTGTCTCAAAGGTTTCTTTTCCTGCTCCAGTGCTAAGTGCTTTTAAGAAGATTTAATTTTAAGTTTGTTCATAATCTGTCACCTGACAAATCCTATTTGATGTTACAAGGGCGTAAATTATCTGTTACCTACACTGACGCACAATCTTTGTGTAGCACGGCCATCAGTAATCCTGCCACGAGTAGCATGTCATACGGTGACTCTAATAAAGTGCACGCCCTGCGTACTGTTTTGTGCCCTCCTCATACAGGGAGATTTGTTGAGGGTCGAGTGCCGAGGAGCTTTTCGGGGTCGACCGCATTTTTGACGGGCGTAAGTGATTCCGTGCTTGTACCGAAATCATAAGTGTCTGTAAATAACCGATGTGTGTTCGTATGGGTTGTCAATACGGACTCGAGACCTAAGATGATCAAAAATGGGACATGTTTGGCAGAGGTCAGTGAAGCAGACGCGGTTGTTGCCGCGGGATATGGTGAGGACGGATCCCGTCAGGGGAGCGATTCGGTCGAGGATTCCGCAAGTGATCGTAATGAGGCTTTAGAGGAAGGTGATGAACTCAATgaattcaatgatgattttgatgaatatTATGGCACGCTGGATTTTGGTTACGAGGATTCCGAATTCACTATCTTTCCCGACATCGATCTCCGTCCTTCCGCCGACGCGACGGGTAATGTGAGCGCGTGTGCCAGTGCCGCCATGTTAGGTGTTAATCTCAACCATTTAGATGAATTGCAGCAACATCTTTGCAAGGTGATCGCTAAATTCCCTAAATTATTTTCGGATGACCCCATGCCAGGTCATGTGCCGGGAGTTGAGCACCGTATCGTAATTAATGACTCTAAACCCGTGTGTGTCCGTCAGTGGCGCTTACCCGAGAAGACGAAAGCTTTCATTCGCAATGAGTGCgataagatgagagatgagggagtgaTAGAGCCTTCGTCGTCACCATGGTTATCTCCGGTGGTCCTCGTTCGTAAGAAGAACGGTACCACGAGGTTTTGCATTGACTTTCGAGGGTTAAATGCGGTGACTGTCGCCGATAGTTATCCTATGCCTCGTGTTGACGAACTCATCGACGAACTGAGAGATACATCTTGGTTTACAGTTCTCGACGCTAAAAATGCGTATTGGTCGATTTCTCTAGCGCCTGAGGATCGTCCGAAGACCGCGTTTTCCGACGGACATCGCCTGTGGCAGTTCAGACGATTACCGTTTGGTCTAGCTACGGCCCCTAGCACATTTCAAAGAACCATCAATATGGTATTATCCACGGTACTAGGGCGACATACGGTAGCTTACCTCGATGACGTTGTTGTGCACAGTTCCTCATTCGAAGAGCATATAGAGCATCTAACAGAGACGTTACAGCTTCTAAATAAGGCAGGGTTTAGATTGAATCGCGAAAAATGCGAGTTTGCAACACGTGAATTTAAATTCCTGGGTTTCAAGGTCACTCCAGAGGGAATTTTACCTGACCCTGACAAGGTCATTGCCATAAATAACATGCCTGCTCCCCGTACTGTCAAAGCGGTCCGCAGATTTCATGGCTGTAGTGGTTATTTCAGAAATCACATCCCCCATTATGCTGCTGCCGCTGCCCCACTTACAAGGCTCACACGGAAGGATGCGAAGTTTGTCTGggcagatgaggaagaaaaggcatTCAACATCCTTAAACAATCTCTTGTAGAAGCTCCTGTCTTGAAGAAACCAAACTTCACTTTGCCATTTGAGGTTCATTGTGATGCCTCAAAGTTAGCATTAGGAGCCTACCTTATGCAGCGAGGCCCAGATGATACCCCTCATGCAGTAGCATATTTTTCCCGTAAACTGAGAGGTCCCGAAACGAGGTATCCGGCGATAGATATTGAAGCACTCGCTGTGATAGAGGGGGTTCGCGCTTTTGACCACTACCTGTATGGCAATAAATTCCTAATATCCACGGACCACAGACCACTAACGTTCGTCTTCCATCGTCGTACGAAATCTCCGCGGATGTCGAAGTGGTCCCATGAGTTATCTAACTATCAGTATAAACTCTTGTACAAGAAAGGTTCGTCTAATCATGTCCCTGACTGTCTTAGTCGTGTTGCTAACATTGATGCCAGTGCTCTTGACCCACAGAAGGTTCGTGATGCTCACCTGAAGGATCCGCTATGGCGAGAGGTCATTCGATATCTGGAGGAAAGAGCTGTGCCACGACGAAAGCTACCTCTGCCCTTAGAAGAGTTCGAATTAATTAATGGCATCCTTTATCATGTTCGACACTTGCCGGACCGTCTTTTGCACCAGCTGGTCATCCCTAGGGAGCTACGTAATGTTGCTATAAAACTGGTTCACTCTTCACCTCTTGGAGCACATTCAGGAGTGTACAGGACATACTGTAAAATTCGTGATCTATTTTATTTACCAACCTTCTCAGGGAGACCAGGCAgtttgtgcgttcgtgtgcaGTATGCCAGCGGCGCAAGGGACCAGCTTACCGACAAGCACCTATGGCAAACGCTCCAGATGTTCATTTGCCACTTGAAAGAGTAAGTGCCGACCTCATGGATCTTCAGCTCATCCCTCTGCCTTGCAAGAGTGCAGAAACGGTGGCTGAGGCTTTCATTAATAACTTCGTGACTATCTTTGGGCCACCGCGTGTTATACAGACAGATAATGGTAGCGAAACGCTCCAGATGTTCATTTGCCACTTGAAAGAGTAAGTGCCGACCTCGTTACCTTCCGCTCATCCCTCTGCCTTGCAAGAGTGCAGAAACGGTGGCTGAGGCTTTCATTAATAACTTCGTGACTATCTTTGGGCCACCGCGTGTTATACAGACAGATAATGGTAGCGAATTTTGCAACCGTCTATTTCAACAGGTATGCAGTATTATCCAGACAAAGATGTCGTTTACGACGGTGTACCATGCACAAGCCAATGGCATGGTTGAAAGGACTAATAGAGTGGTAAAAGACGCGATGGCAACTCTAACGGAGAGCCGACCTGACACCTGGGATCAGTATCTCCCCCAGGTTCGTTTGGCCCTCAACTCCTCGGTACATCGAAGCATCGGAGAACAACCGATCTACCTCATGACTGGTCATCACGGTCACTTCCCCCTGGGGCCCACCAACGATGTCACGATTGCAGCAGATTCGGCGAAGAGGTTTCAGGAACGCCTTCAGGTGGCGAGGTCAGTGGCAGTGGAAACTTCGCGTCGTGCACGAGAAGGTTGGGCGCGCATCTACAACAAACGCGTCCGCAAGCACTTCCAGCCTAACGTAGGGGTCCTCGTCTGGGTGAAGGTGCACCCAGGGCACCGTCGTGGTCCAGGTCGCGCCCTTGGTGACCGATGGCGCGGTCCCGCGAGAATAGTGAAAAAAATCGGACCAGTCTCTTATTTGTGCAAGGAAGTGAGCGAGCCATACCGCGAGCTGAAGTGCCACATCAATCAACTGAAAGAACTTGTTCCTGAACAAGAATTGCAATTTACTGAGGTCGTTGCTGATGATTCGCTTCCTCTAGAATGCGAGGACTGGGATGAACCTGGAGAGCCATGGCGTCTCGCCCTTTTGTCAGCTGTTCGGGCTGCAGAATATTTatggttttgtatttttgtattatctatataaGGATCCTATTTTAAGTATTGAATTTTTAGTTTTCTAGGTTGTACGTTTTGGGTATCACAGTTTTTTCGAAGGCACTAAGATATGTGGgagttgtatgcatatgtgatgGTTTATGCCTTTTACCTGTACTAATCTTTCTTTTGGCATTCTTTGGCAGAAGTGACTGGGGGTTGTCTTGCTGATAGTTTTGTTCCCAGCTGGAGTACTGTATCGTGGTGTCGCATCTTCCACCCCGAGAGACGAATGATGTGATGGCTGCAGTCGAAGGCCATGAGGACCTGCTTGGGCGTGGACCGTGTTCGCTCGCTTCAGATCGAGTGTCCCTGTGATGTCATCTGCTGAGCTGGAGCTTCCTATGAACTGGATGGGCTCGGAGGTGTACGAGGGATCGGAGGTCATACGGATACCTGCCGCCGGACGGAGCGAGCTCACACGTTGGTGATGGAGGAAGTTGTAGTGATGCCCTATGACGCGGGATGATGTCGATGCCCCGGATACGCTGAAGATGCCCCATGATGCAAGATGACGTCGCGGCCCCGGACGCGCTGTGGTGGTTGCGTGCGTCTACGCACTTACGCTGGGACAATATAATGTTGTGTGGCACCTAACTAATGATTTATAATAGTCTCTCATACCCATGTGGTTCTCTTGTACCCATTTCCCACCCTTAACCAATCAGAATTGCGTGTAAAAGAGCCTTTGACAACTCAGGCATAAAGTCTATATAAGGGGGGCATATGACCTTTAACcgccctctcttccttgcttacgCACTCAGCGTAGACTATAATACTTCTCAATTCAAACCAGGTATTCTTAAGTATTACTttcaacattcatatataattatctactTTGTATTGCAATTATATAATACAGGTTACTAAATGACAGACCCTAATCATTCAGCTATTAGCATTTGGATATCATTGTTACAGATACAAAATCTGATTGTTAACTATAATTCAATATATAATCTATGTTCAACTTATAATTCCTCACTCGTCTTCTTTAATATGAAGGACAGGAACTAACCTATAATCATCCTGTTTAAAAGTTATACATTTAAAAAACAGGAATATGATATCACTCACTATTCATTTACAATGAATGTTGCAGAGGCCTACTATATCATTAATACATCAACTAAAATTGCTTAAACCTATTTCAAAGCTGCTTGAAATAGACTATAGTAAAAATATAGTATCACCAGAATGCAATAcatgaaattaatattaaaaacaattatcCTTGAATAGATCATCATTTAAACCAAACTGAACACAATCCTATTTTACTAAAAGCAGTAATAGTACAGATACAGTATGTTAGTGTTTGTAGGAGGGATGAAATTGAAATATGAAACATACCCTAAATTTAAAGCTATGAAtcccattaaaatcattatcaaatgTATAAGTTAATTTtagcgtgtgtgcatacatgcaacaCAGGCATGTATAGACTACCTTGTTACCTTATTCCTGATCCTAAATTTCATAAAACAAAATTCTCTTATAATTTCTGTAGAAACAGAAGTCAATTAGTGTGTTTCTTCTTAAGGAATTACAAAAAAGCATGTACTTAGAATCAAgttacattcatatacaaactTTTACGGACTTTTAATTGGCACCAATTCTTAGGCTGGGTTGTAATATCCAACGACATAGATATAAGGTCAGACAGAGAGGCTGTTCCCCATTTAAGATTTGGGAATAGTTAGCTTAATACTCTTTGTTGAACAGTTCATCAGCAACTTATATAAGGTAAAATACAAAAGTATAAATTTCATTGCAACCTCTCAAGATCTAAACCAATTTCCACATTAGATGCTCCCCTCCTCTTTAATCCTTGTTATGCCCCTGGTAATATCTGGTATTGAGACCAGGATGTATATAAGCACAGGTGTCATTAACCTTTAATTTTACTGTCCCCACATCTTATAATATTGTCACTTATTGTTCATCATGACAACTAGCTTGCACTggtttactaaaaaaaataagaaatcataATAAAGTTAAATATAATAAAGAGATCATATGGTATTCAAACCTATATCTGCATCTTCATAACTATATAATATTTCGATTGTACTGCTTCTTTAGCAAGAGATGTATTGGTCAAGTATATTCTAAAAGGCACGAAAACCATGAATATATTGCGGTTGTAATTTTTGTTCAGCTTTAACATCTGTACAAGTGAAAGggagcatcatatatatatatatataaatatatatatatatatatatatatatatatatatatatatatatatatttatatatatgtatatatatgtgtgtgtgtatgtatgtaggtatatatatatttatatatgtgtatttatttatatatagacatatataacatatatataaatatatatatacatttatatataaaatatttacatataaaatatatatatatatatatatatatatatatatatatatatttatatatatgtatatatatgtgtgtgtgtatgtatgtaggtatatatatatttatatatgtgtatttatttatatatagacatatataacatatatataaatatatatatacatttatatataaaatatttacatataatatatatatatatatatatatatatatatatatacacatatatatatacaaaacatttacatataatatatatatacatatttatatacaaaagatttacatataatatatatatatataaatatatatatatatatatatatatatatatatatatatgtatatatataaatatatatacaaaacatttacatataatatatatatatatatatatatatatatacatatacatatatatgtatatatgtatatatatacatatacaaaacatttacttataatatatacacatatatagtgtgtgtaaaacctcgatatcattacttatgtatgattaggtaggtaatgtctatggaagctagttagatcctagttacacactccttttagtgggtcgtgtggcatggttgggttagtactggccctccggtctcatacccggagtgacctaggttcgagaccaggtcagggaggattgttatacatgtatatgtatatgtatattatatatatacatatacatacatacgtacatatacatatatatatctatatatctatatatatatatatatatatatatatatatatatatatatatatata of Penaeus chinensis breed Huanghai No. 1 chromosome 37, ASM1920278v2, whole genome shotgun sequence contains these proteins:
- the LOC125045329 gene encoding uncharacterized protein LOC125045329, which gives rise to MSFTTVYHAQANGMVERTNRVVKDAMATLTESRPDTWDQYLPQVRLALNSSVHRSIGEQPIYLMTGHHGHFPLGPTNDVTIAADSAKRFQERLQVARSVAVETSRRAREGWARIYNKRVRKHFQPNVGVLVWVKVHPGHRRGPGRALGDRWRGPARIVKKIGPVSYLCKEVSEPYRELKCHINQLKELVPEQELQFTEVVADDSLPLECEDWDEPGEPWRLALLSAVRAAEYLWFCIFVLSI